The Watersipora subatra chromosome 1, tzWatSuba1.1, whole genome shotgun sequence genome has a window encoding:
- the LOC137396960 gene encoding thioredoxin, mitochondrial-like, which yields MTAKRGASLLSLGIRLAATRIPRNEMAHPVIRTVSSQRLLHTSPARLAADSPFTVINAQDENDFEDKVIRSSVPVVVDFHATWCNPCKLLAPRLEKILSEESKPVCLVKVDVDKMEDLAIKYKVQGVPAVFAFRDGKVVDKFVGLQDEDLIESFVARLVR from the exons ATG ACAGCAAAAAGGGGAGCAAGCTTGCTCTCTCTTGGTATCAGGCTGGCTGCCACAAGGATTCCTCGGAATGAGATGGCTCATCCAGTTATTAGGACGGTTTCAAGTCAGCGTCTGCTACACACCAGCCCTGCTCGTCTAGCAGCTGATAGCCCTTTTACAGTTATTAATGCGCAAGATGAGAATGATTTTGAGGATAAGGTCATAAGAAGTTCAGTGCCAGTTGTTGTGGATTTCCATGCTAC GTGGTGCAATCCATGCAAGTTACTAGCACCGCGATTGGAGAAGATATTGAGTGAAGAATCGAAGCCTGTCTGCCTCGTCAAAGTCGATGTAGACAAGATGGAAGATTTAGCGATTAAATATAAA GTTCAAGGAGTACCTGCAGTGTTTGCATTTCGTGACGGTAAAGTTGTCGACAAATTTGTTGGCCTTCAAGATGAGGATCTTATTGAAAGCTTTGTCGCTAGGTTGGTTAGGTGA
- the LOC137386019 gene encoding uncharacterized protein isoform X2, which translates to MNEVEANTPDTITAGKNGWKAYVSQRSKAMPKNSLFGSVLENVDKAAAASINSKAYEEEIAAQRLKHITQYDHKLPSNLQPIAAKDQLEMEQSNIKAKQDKLGEREQAVMDMERQAKYYGSIPTPLQQNQQLKKKMLLADPGLDLELTKKMNDIGYAERNSYNKDKHRQRPPVHKYAVIGDPLEYGMDFSLNQTETHDKFDKPTQTTTNRHYRSLRQHKSAPAVASEPGSIPANIRARYGSKIVAELFADEEAVGRVKKRMNEELIRQRMPHRKVALPPVEIVTPKNYGDLSHALRQDKFGGHSYLNASLMKDSHTQDVFDRRYKDPDEYRHTWDEYGKWAAMNLQREQQKRLMDEVNKAAA; encoded by the exons ATGAACGAAGTTGAAGCCAACACTCCAGACACGATTACTGCTGGTAAAAACGGATGGAAGGCTTATGTCAGTCAACGTTCAAAGGCAATGCCAAAGAACTCCCTCTTCGGCTCAGTACTAGAAAATGTAGACAAAGCAGCAGCTGCTAGCATTAATTCTAAAGCTTATGAAGAAGAAATAGCGGCGCAGAGACTCAAGCACATAACCCAATATGACCACAAACTACCTTCTAACCTACAACCCATAGCTG CTAAAGATCAACTAGAGATGGAGCAGAGTAACATCAAAGCCAAGCAAGACAAATTAGGGGAGCGAGAACAAGCTGTGATGGACATGGAAAGACAGGCAAAATACTACGGCAGTATTCCAACTCCTTTGCAACAAAATCAGCAGCTAAAAAAAAAGATGTTATTGGCTGATCCTGGATTAGACTTGGAACTTACTAAAAAGATGAATGACATTGGCTATGCGGAAAGAAATAGCTACAATAAAGACAAACACCGGCAAAGACCTCCTGTGCATAAATACGCTGTCATCGGTGATCCTTTGGAGTATGGCATGGACTTTTCATTAAATCAAACTGAAACTCATGATAAGTTTGATAAGCCTACTCAAACAACAACAAATCGGCACTATCGTTCACTAAGACAGCACAAATCCGCACCAGCGGTGGCTTCAGAACCTGGCTCTATTCCTGCGAACATAAGAGCAAGATACGGTTCAAAAATAGTGGCAGAGCTTTTTGCTGATGAAGAAGCAGTTGGGCGAGTGAAAAAACGAATGAATGAAGAGTTGATCCGTCAAAGAATGCCTCATCGCAAA GTAGCACTGCCACCTGTGGAGATAGTAACTCCAAAGAACTATGGAGATCTAAGCCACGCGCTCAGACAAGACAAGTTTGGAGGTCATTCATATCTCAATGCTAGTCTCATGAAAGATTCTCACACACAGGATGTCTTTGACAGAAGATATAAAGATCCAGATGAGTACAGACACACTTGGGATGAATATG GTAAATGGGCAGCCATGAATCTTCAGCGAGAGCAGCAGAAAAGATTGATGGATGAAGTTAACAAAGCTGCCGCATAG
- the LOC137386019 gene encoding uncharacterized protein isoform X1, with protein sequence MNEVEANTPDTITAGKNGWKAYVSQRSKAMPKNSLFGSVLENVDKAAAASINSKAYEEEIAAQRLKHITQYDHKLPSNLQPIAAKDQLEMEQSNIKAKQDKLGEREQAVMDMERQAKYYGSIPTPLQQNQQLKKKMLLADPGLDLELTKKMNDIGYAERNSYNKDKHRQRPPVHKYAVIGDPLEYGMDFSLNQTETHDKFDKPTQTTTNRHYRSLRQHKSAPAVASEPGSIPANIRARYGSKIVAELFADEEAVGRVKKRMNEELIRQRMPHRKVALPPVEIVTPKNYGDLSHALRQDKFGGHSYLNASLMKDSHTQDVFDRRYKDPDEYRHTWDEYGKWKEQEICREEMARDYDEFIQTLPKLAANWDRNAKPAKREEVAPIPKKPKLTKPKEKKPAKPKAPAFEDVVFVTPPITPVPQTDSVIAANTEPKKDDEFWNFYDQGLPPIK encoded by the exons ATGAACGAAGTTGAAGCCAACACTCCAGACACGATTACTGCTGGTAAAAACGGATGGAAGGCTTATGTCAGTCAACGTTCAAAGGCAATGCCAAAGAACTCCCTCTTCGGCTCAGTACTAGAAAATGTAGACAAAGCAGCAGCTGCTAGCATTAATTCTAAAGCTTATGAAGAAGAAATAGCGGCGCAGAGACTCAAGCACATAACCCAATATGACCACAAACTACCTTCTAACCTACAACCCATAGCTG CTAAAGATCAACTAGAGATGGAGCAGAGTAACATCAAAGCCAAGCAAGACAAATTAGGGGAGCGAGAACAAGCTGTGATGGACATGGAAAGACAGGCAAAATACTACGGCAGTATTCCAACTCCTTTGCAACAAAATCAGCAGCTAAAAAAAAAGATGTTATTGGCTGATCCTGGATTAGACTTGGAACTTACTAAAAAGATGAATGACATTGGCTATGCGGAAAGAAATAGCTACAATAAAGACAAACACCGGCAAAGACCTCCTGTGCATAAATACGCTGTCATCGGTGATCCTTTGGAGTATGGCATGGACTTTTCATTAAATCAAACTGAAACTCATGATAAGTTTGATAAGCCTACTCAAACAACAACAAATCGGCACTATCGTTCACTAAGACAGCACAAATCCGCACCAGCGGTGGCTTCAGAACCTGGCTCTATTCCTGCGAACATAAGAGCAAGATACGGTTCAAAAATAGTGGCAGAGCTTTTTGCTGATGAAGAAGCAGTTGGGCGAGTGAAAAAACGAATGAATGAAGAGTTGATCCGTCAAAGAATGCCTCATCGCAAA GTAGCACTGCCACCTGTGGAGATAGTAACTCCAAAGAACTATGGAGATCTAAGCCACGCGCTCAGACAAGACAAGTTTGGAGGTCATTCATATCTCAATGCTAGTCTCATGAAAGATTCTCACACACAGGATGTCTTTGACAGAAGATATAAAGATCCAGATGAGTACAGACACACTTGGGATGAATATG GCAAATGGAAAGAACAGGAAATATGTCGAGAGGAAATGGCTAGAGATTATGACGAGTTTATACAGACATTACCAAAGTTGGCGGCAAACTGGGACAGAAATGCTAAACCAGCCAAGCGTGAAGAGGTTGCTCCAATTCCGAAGAAACCCAAATTAACGAAACCCAAAGAGAAAAAACCTGCTAAACCTAAAGCGCCAGCTTTTGAGGATGTGGTGTTTGTAACTCCTCCCATAACCCCTGTGCCTCAAACTGACAGTGTTATTGCTGCAAATACTGAACCAAAGAAAGATGACGAATTTTGGAATTTTTATGATCAAGGCTTGCCACCTATAAAATAA